Proteins encoded in a region of the Ziziphus jujuba cultivar Dongzao chromosome 3, ASM3175591v1 genome:
- the LOC107433524 gene encoding inactive protein RESTRICTED TEV MOVEMENT 2: MANKIQPDLKRSYEDFEPFCQWKRDNERDILEVHLEGFKKEQLRVQFNNSGILTITGEKPIDETKCSRFKKEINIAKDSDSNKIRAKLSRGVLLITIPKITSMSSKQAAVDPASAATEENIQAKENALSSGLRNAISSLKLSRKMALNVLVVAATFAIIGVGSYVSWKCLKPAPTDET; the protein is encoded by the exons ATGGCAAACAAGATTCAACCTGATCTCAAGCGCTCTTATGAAGATTTTGAGCCATTTTGCCAGTGGAAAAGAGACAACGAACGTGACATTCTTGAGGTTCATCTTGAAG GATTCAAAAAAGAACAACTGAGGGTTCAATTCAACAACAGTGGCATCCTGACAATTACTGGAGAAAAACCTATTGATGAAACTAAATGCAGCAGATTCAAAAAAGAGATTAATATCGCTAAAGACAGTGATTCTAATAAAATTCGTGCCAAGTTGTCCCGCGGTGTTCTTCTGATAACTATACCTAAAATAACTTCAATGTCCTCAAAACAAGCTGCTGTTGATCCTGCATCTGCAGCCACTGAGGAGAATATTCAAGCCAAAGAAAATGCTTTATCTTCTGGCTTGAGAAATGCAATCTCGAGTCTAAAGTTGAGCAGAAAAATGGCTTTGAATGTTTTGGTGGTGGCCGCAACATTTGCTATAATTGGTGTTGGAAGTTATGTATCATGGAAATGTCTAAAACCTGCTCCTACTGATGAAACATGA
- the LOC107433522 gene encoding uncharacterized protein LOC107433522, with protein MLTMASYGFENECKEIHDSWGRINQLIQSLASRTQLERQQIRETYKAIYGEDLVNRFQEAEMMSNNTNDTAAAGISPKLCAALSLFMLEPHERDAVVAREALEQSHHTNYCKALVEIFVGRKSSQIFLTKQAYHTRYRRQLDQDIANIEPPNSYQKILIALVTSHKAHHADVSQHIANCDAKRLFETGEGSPGAIEEAVVLEILSKRSIQQMKLTFSSYKHIYGHDYIKSLKREHSGEFENALKMVVKCIHNPPYYHAKQTLYESIKGRTEDKGGLARLLVSRAEVEMDEIRTIYKNKYGIELRDAICESIPSGDYRDFLVALATK; from the exons ATGCTAACCATGGCAAGTTATGGATTTGAGAATGAGTGCAAGGAGATTCATGATTCTTGGGGAAGGATAAACCAGCTGATTCAATCTTTGGCTAGCAGAACCCAGCTAGAAAGGCAGCAGATTAGAGAGACTTACAAGGCAATTTATGGGGAGGACTTGGTGAACAGGTTTCAAGAGGCTGAAATGATGAGTAACAACACAAATGATACTGCAGCTGCTGGGATTTCTCCAAAACTATGTGCAGCCTTGTCCTTATTCATGCTTGAACCACATGAGCGCGATGCAGTTGTGGCTAGGGAGGCACTTGAACAAAGTCATCATACCAACTATTGTAAGGCTCTTGTAGAGATTTTCGTGGGGCGAAAATCGAGCCAAATCTTCCTTACAAAACAAGCATATCATACACGATATAGAAGGCAGTTGGACCAAGATATTGCCAATATTGAGCCTCCGAATTCATACCAAAAG ATTCTTATAGCATTGGTTACATCGCACAAGGCGCATCATGCGGATGTCAGCCAGCATATAGCAAATTGTGATGCTAAAAGGCTTTTCGAAACAGGGGAAGGAAGTCCAGGGGCCATCGAAGAAGCTGTGGTATTAGAAATTTTGAGTAAGAGAAGCATTCAACAGATGAAGCTCACATTTTCTAGCTATAAGCACATCTATGGGCATGATTATATAAAG TCACTCAAAAGGGAACACTCCGGTGAATTCGAAAATGCTTTGAAAATGGTGGTAAAATGCATCCACAACCCACCTTACTATCATGCAAAG CAGACATTGTATGAAAGCATTAAGGGAAGGACAGAAGATAAGGGTGGCTTAGCACGTTTATTGGTTAGCCGGGCAGAGGTAGAAATGGACGAAATTCGAACGATATACAAGAACAAGTATGGGATTGAACTTAGGGATGCAATATGTGAGAGCATTCCTTCTGGGGATTACAGAGACTTTCTTGTTGCATTGGCCACAAAATGA